The following are from one region of the Simiduia agarivorans SA1 = DSM 21679 genome:
- a CDS encoding alpha/beta fold hydrolase, producing the protein MKWFVALVLALGCALWVFLRGPASVAPLPPDQRELVSVACWFETDQRWPEQCFQLHVTDAGFEFELPLVVLPGRMASANSEALLYLSGGPGGSVFISSDDIDYWRGLQDRLNGPLDLVLVDRRGTGLSAPLLQCDFASREYRRALSEDLNAFEESGRLFQAYQWCFERQLAHGPDAQKVPLQTLGTRADADDIQSLPALLGYEQWHLWGVSYGTRLAMQVALDQPAGLTSLVLDSVYPPGFGKAEEWPGLMQMAMHRFFQWCDNNACISDTDMNAETVFQQALHHLSQSPRRLELPSWYGDAPFVLMANDQRFLQIVFGAIYDPYLWPDIGASVGDIYRGDSSPALRGLAENFVNNAFDPSFSDLVFYAAECKDNALSDPDAIDTAVQQHPRYQRYMEGLAQWDVCQLPLFESLRGSESMTLDNLARIEQPVLLIAGEIDPITPVEWLAPVRALLPRWQQALFANEGHAVVASSLCAEQLLAQFIRSSAGFLTNSDEKCTGESFVLSRAVDAFASP; encoded by the coding sequence ATGAAATGGTTTGTGGCGCTGGTGTTGGCGCTGGGTTGTGCGCTTTGGGTGTTCCTGCGGGGGCCTGCGTCTGTTGCACCTTTGCCACCTGATCAACGTGAATTGGTCTCGGTTGCCTGTTGGTTTGAAACCGATCAGCGCTGGCCCGAACAGTGTTTTCAATTGCATGTGACAGATGCCGGTTTCGAATTTGAGTTGCCGTTAGTGGTATTGCCCGGCCGCATGGCGTCGGCGAATTCAGAAGCCTTGCTCTACCTCTCGGGCGGCCCCGGCGGCAGCGTGTTTATTTCATCCGATGACATCGACTATTGGCGAGGCCTGCAAGACCGGTTGAATGGCCCTTTGGATCTGGTCCTGGTGGATCGGCGCGGTACCGGTCTGTCGGCGCCATTGTTGCAATGTGATTTTGCCAGCCGCGAATACCGCCGGGCGTTGTCGGAAGATCTCAATGCGTTCGAAGAGAGCGGTCGCCTGTTTCAGGCCTATCAATGGTGTTTTGAACGCCAGTTGGCGCATGGGCCAGATGCACAAAAAGTGCCCCTGCAAACCCTTGGCACCCGTGCCGATGCAGACGATATTCAATCTTTACCAGCCTTACTGGGCTACGAGCAATGGCATTTATGGGGCGTGTCTTACGGCACCCGGCTGGCCATGCAGGTGGCCCTTGATCAACCCGCAGGCCTGACCAGCCTGGTATTGGATTCGGTCTACCCGCCAGGCTTTGGCAAAGCCGAAGAGTGGCCCGGGCTTATGCAGATGGCCATGCACCGGTTTTTTCAATGGTGCGACAATAATGCCTGTATAAGCGATACGGACATGAATGCGGAAACGGTGTTCCAGCAGGCGTTGCACCATCTCAGCCAATCGCCCCGTCGGCTGGAATTGCCCAGTTGGTATGGTGATGCCCCCTTTGTGTTGATGGCCAATGATCAGCGCTTTTTGCAAATCGTTTTTGGCGCTATTTACGACCCCTATCTCTGGCCGGACATCGGTGCCAGCGTGGGTGATATTTATCGCGGTGATTCATCGCCTGCTTTGCGTGGACTGGCTGAAAACTTTGTCAACAATGCGTTTGATCCGAGTTTTTCAGATTTGGTGTTTTACGCCGCGGAATGTAAAGACAACGCGTTGTCGGATCCCGATGCAATCGATACGGCAGTACAGCAGCATCCGCGCTACCAGCGTTACATGGAAGGCCTGGCGCAATGGGATGTGTGCCAATTGCCGTTGTTTGAATCCCTGCGCGGATCTGAATCCATGACGCTGGATAATCTGGCCCGGATCGAGCAGCCGGTATTGCTGATTGCCGGTGAGATAGACCCCATTACACCGGTGGAGTGGTTGGCGCCGGTGCGCGCGTTGCTTCCGCGCTGGCAGCAGGCCCTGTTCGCCAACGAAGGCCATGCGGTGGTGGCATCGAGTCTGTGTGCCGAACAATTATTGGCACAATTCATCCGTTCATCTGCGGGTTTTTTGACCAATTCCGATGAAAAGTGTACCGGCGAATCCTTTGTGTTGTCCCGTGCTGTTGATGCGTTTGCCTCGCCCTGA